One stretch of Glycine soja cultivar W05 chromosome 7, ASM419377v2, whole genome shotgun sequence DNA includes these proteins:
- the LOC114418804 gene encoding chlorophyllase-1-like — MAQRAQPVLATDVFQMGNIQWKQFNVDTSSASFSPPKPLLIFTPTVPGAYPVILFVHGFFIRNFYYSKLLAHIVSHGFIIVAPQLFSNGLPMYGPTEVEYAGKVADWIAEELQHLLPENVEANLDKLVLSGHSRGGKTVFAVALGHAKTNLKFSALVGIDPVAGTSKYCRTRPHILTGKPRSFDLKMPVEVIGTGLGPEKLNCCTPPCAPDGVNYKEFFNECKPPCAKFVVAKYGHMDMLNDDTPGLIGTLVSKCMCKNGTTGPRDLMRRTTGGLVVSFLRAQLNDLWKDFDAILKDPNLAPTEVDGVDYIPA; from the exons ATGGCGCAGAGAGCTCAACCAGTATTGGCCACAGATGTTTTCCAAATGGGAAACATCCAATGGAAGCAATTCAATGTTGATACATCCAGTGCTTCCTTCTCACCTCCAAAACCATTGCTAATTTTTACACCAACTGTTCCTGGCGCATACCCTGTAATATTGTTCGTCCATGGCTTTTTCATTCGCAATTTCTACTACTCAAAGCTCCTAGCCCACATAGTCTCACATGGATTCATAATCGTTGCTCCTCAACTG TTTTCCAATGGGCTTCCTATGTATGGACCCACTGAAGTGGAATATGCAGGAAAAGTTGCGGATTGGATAGCTGAGGAGCTTCAACATTTGCTTCCAGAGAACGTTGAAGCCAATTTGGACAAACTGGTTCTATCAGGTCACAGTAGGGGTGGGAAAACTGTATTTGCTGTGGCTCTTGGTCATGCAAAAACTAATCTCAAGTTTTCAGCACTTGTAGGCATAGACCCTGTGGCTGGCACATCTAAATATTGTAGAACACGTCCTCATATTCTCACTGGCAAGCCACGGTCCTTTGATTTGAAAATGCCAGTTGAAGTAATTGGCACTGGATTGGGCCCAGAGAAGCTTAATTGTTGTACTCCACCGTGTGCTCCTGATGGGGTGAACTATAAGGAGTTCTTCAACGAGTGCAAACCCCCTTGTGCTAAATTTGTTGTAGCAAAGTATGGTCACATGGACATGTTGAATGATGACACACCAGGGCTAATTGGGACATTGGTGTCAAAGTGTATGTGTAAGAATGGGACGACGGGTCCTAGGGACTTGATGAGAAGGACCACTGGAGGGTTGGTTGTGTCCTTCTTGAGGGCACAATTGAATGACCTATGGAAGGATTTTGATGCTATTTTAAAGGACCCTAATCTTGCTCCCACTGAAGTCGATGGTGTAGACTACATACCAGCATGA
- the LOC114420012 gene encoding uncharacterized protein LOC114420012 has protein sequence MNAKIKALELNDTWILIDMPQHKNVIGCKWVYKIKHISDGSVERHKARLVAKGYIQVEGQDYLDTFSPVAKLTRMRFLLALAAINKGYLKQLDVNNAFLHGDLNE, from the coding sequence ATGAATGCAAAGATTAAGGCTTTAGAACTTAATGATActtggattttaattgatatgccTCAACATAAGAATGTtattggttgtaagtgggtgtATAAGATCAAGCACATATCAGATGGGTCAGTGGAGAGACATAAGGCCAGGTTAGTGGCCAAGGGCTACATTCAAGTGGAAGGGCAAGATTACCTAGACACCTTTTCTCCAGTTGCCAAGCTAACCAGAATGAGATTTCTATTGGCCTTAGCTGCTATCAATAAAGGGTATCTCAAGCAATTAGATGTGAATAATGCTTTCTTGCATGGTGATTTAAATGAATAG
- the LOC114418640 gene encoding reticulon-like protein B9 translates to MAHDTSSDSENEIIGARAKLFGHEKPIHEVLGGGKVADMLLWRDRYVSGALLGGMTVIWFLFEIVEYNFVALLCHISITTMLVLFIWSTVADIFKWKGPQIPNIVLQESFFHDLASILHKRFNQLLPMLLHISCGIDLPIFLLNIVSLYILSVIGSYFSFVNLLYIGFLCMQTLPIVYERYEEEINNWVSDIIIVIRKNYRRFNKNYLNKIPRGPVKAKKTQ, encoded by the exons ATGGCGCACGAtacatcatctgattctgaaaatgaaattATTGGAGCACGGGCAAAGCTCTTTGGACATGAAAAACCGATTCATGAAGTTCTTGGAGGAGGAAAAG TGGCAGATATGTTATTATGGAGGGACAGATATGTATCAGGTGCGCTTTTGGGTGGGATGACTGTGATATGGTTTCTATTTGAGATCGTTGAGTACAATTTCGTGGCACTCCTTTGTCACATTTCCATCACCACCATGCTTGTTCTATTCATATGGTCCACGGTTGCAGATATATTTAAATG gaAAGGTCCCCAGATCCCAAACATTGTTTTACAGGAATCTTTCTTCCATGATCTTGCTTCCATCCTCCACAAAAGATTTAACCAGTTATTACCAATGCTCCTCCACATTTCATGTGGAATAGACCTGCCAATCTTTCTTCTG AACATTGTTTCTCTCTATATTCTGTCAGTGATTGGAAGCTACTTCAGTTTTGTCAATCTGCTATATATTG GGTTTCTCTGCATGCAAACGCTGCCAATTGTGTATGAACGGTATGAGGAAGAAATCAACAATTGGGTCAGCGATATCATAATAGTTATAAGGAAAAACTATAGGAGGTTTAACAAGAACTACCTCAACAAAATTCCCAGAGGACCAGTGAAGGCAAAGAAAACCCAATAA